The Bombus fervidus isolate BK054 chromosome 6, iyBomFerv1, whole genome shotgun sequence genome contains a region encoding:
- the Unc-115a gene encoding actin binding LIM protein Uncoordinated 115a isoform X11, with protein MKSKTSENFIASESNGVKKDQQLKQKQLKSGKTFCQSCKKKCSGEVLRVQDKYFHIGCFKCAQCNASLAQGGFFAREGSYYCTKDYRERWGTKCAGCGEYVEGDVVTAGDKHAFHPNCFHCQRCRQPLLGQGTKVSLVQGQALCHRCVGIPVREASTPVGNSSATRGSGDGPSDPGACAGCGNQLREGQALVALDRQWHVWCFKCHTCDTVLHGEYMGKDGVPYCEKDYQKQFGVKCAYCNRYISGKVLQAGDNHHFHPTCARCTKCGDPFGDGEEMYLQGAAIWHPRCGPGPSGPNGIVNGHGEAHTPQHRESERISSSASEMQFSLRSRTPSLNGSLCSPYSSLSRKYYPARTGSPGLILREYGRGPSEDVSRIYTYSYLTETPSQGYLRRPIQPYDKPPTSPHFHRPSSSRSIRSSGGRSSRSGMRALVDALSETRPKSPASQVDNDEPIELAHYPDAMKPPPGTKPPIERDDFPAPPYPYTDPERRRRWSDTYKGVPASDDEDEVDNKTYIKEVEEKLKKEQDELSKIDTGIAKVFLQDREKDRENLRHKAANVDPRNASRTPSAAREPTYRLRYESPVGASPSRNIDHARPWEDDDGFSYRSSVGPSYNVGRSSARSPAPRNYPPLGTQRAFTLPNAARHYHSGDYSFSGMGDKTHSTDFSSGKSDK; from the exons GTAAAACATTCTGTCAGTCTTGCAAGAAGAAGTGCAGCGGGGAGGTGCTACGAGTGCAGGACAAGTATTTCCACATAGGGTGTTTCAAGTGTGCTCAGTGCAACGCGAGCTTGGCACAAGGTGGCTTTTTCGCGCGCGAGGGCTCTTACTACTGCACCAAG GATTACAGAGAACGTTGGGGGACAAAGTGCGCAGGTTGCGGAGAATACGTGGAGGGCGACGTGGTCACCGCGGGGGACAAGCACGCTTTCCATCCGAATTGTTTCCATTGCCAGCGGTGTAGGCAACCGTTACTCGGCCAAGGGACCAAGGTGTCCCTCGTTCAAG GTCAAGCTCTGTGTCATCGATGCGTCGGTATCCCGGTTCGAGAGGCCTCGACGCCGGTCGGCAATAGCTCCGCTACCAGAGGATCCGGAGACGGGCCCTCCGACCCCGGTGCCTGCGCTGGTTGCGGAAACCAATTACGGGAAGGTCAAGCTTTGGTCGCTCTCGATCGACAGTGGCACGTATGGTGCTTCAAGTGTCACACCTGTGACACCGTGCTTCACGGAGAATACATGGGAAA AGATGGAGTGCCTTACTGCGAGAAGGATTATCAGAAGCAGTTCGGCGTGAAATGTGCCTACTGCAACCGTTACATCAGCGGAAAGGTGTTACAGGCCGGAGACAATCATCACTTCCATCCGACCTGCGCTCGTTGCACCAAGTGTGGCGATCCTTTCGGCGATGGAGAGGAAATGTATTTGCAGGGTGCAGCTATATGGCATCCCCGTTGCGGTCCGGGTCCTAGCGGTCCGAACGGTATCGTGAATGGTCACGGCGAAGCTCACACGCCGCAGCATCGAGAGTCGGAACGGATTTCCAGCAGCGCTTCGGAGATGCAG TTTTCATTGCGGTCACGCACGCCAAGCCTGAACGGATCACTCTGCAGCCCTTACAGCAGCCTCAGTCGCAAG TATTATCCTGCGCGAACTGGCAGTCCTGGACTGATATTGCGAGAGTACGGACGTGGTCCATCCGAAGACGTGTCTAGGATTTATACTTATTCGTACTTGACCGAAACGCCGAGCCAAGGGTACTTGAGACGTCCGATACAGCCGTACGACAAACCACCGACTAGCCCACACTTTCATAGACCTAGCT CGTCACGTTCGATAAGAAGCAGTGGCGGACGCAGCAGCCGATCTGGAATGCGCGCTCTGGTCGATGCTCTCAGCGAGACCAGGCCCAAGTCACCGGCCAGTCAAGTAGATAATGACGAGCCAATAGAGCTAGCGCATTATCCGGACGCCATGAAACCTCCTCCTGGAACCAAACCGCCGATCGAAAGAGACGATTTCCCTGCCCCGCCTTATCCCTATACAGATCCTGAGAGACGTAGGCGATGGTCCGACACTTACAAG GGTGTACCTGCATCGGACGACGAGGACGAGGTGGACAACAAGACGTATATAAAAGAGGTGGAGGAGAAGCTAAAGAAAGAACAGGACGAGCTAAGTAAAATTGACACTGGAATAGCGAAGGTGTTCTTGCAAGATCGTGAAAAGGATCGGGAAAATTTGAGACACAAGGCCGCGAAcgtcgatccaagaaacgcaTCGAGAACTCCATCGGCTGCCAGAGAACCGACTTACAGATTGCGATACGAGAGTCCGGTTGGCGCTT CGCCATCGAGAAATATAGATCACGCCCGACCGTGGGAAGACGACGATGGTTTCAGTTACAGATCGAGTGTAGGACCCAGCTATAACG TTGGGAGGTCATCGGCACGTTCCCCGGCTCCCAGAAACTATCCACCCCTTGGTACTCAACGCGCCTTCACTCTTC
- the Unc-115a gene encoding actin binding LIM protein Uncoordinated 115a isoform X13, which translates to MKSKTSENFIASESNGVKKDQQLKQKQLKSGKTFCQSCKKKCSGEVLRVQDKYFHIGCFKCAQCNASLAQGGFFAREGSYYCTKDYRERWGTKCAGCGEYVEGDVVTAGDKHAFHPNCFHCQRCRQPLLGQGTKVSLVQGQALCHRCVGIPVREASTPVGNSSATRGSGDGPSDPGACAGCGNQLREGQALVALDRQWHVWCFKCHTCDTVLHGEYMGKDGVPYCEKDYQKQFGVKCAYCNRYISGKVLQAGDNHHFHPTCARCTKCGDPFGDGEEMYLQGAAIWHPRCGPGPSGPNGIVNGHGEAHTPQHRESERISSSASEMQFSLRSRTPSLNGSLCSPYSSLSRKYYPARTGSPGLILREYGRGPSEDVSRIYTYSYLTETPSQGYLRRPIQPYDKPPTSPHFHRPSSSRSIRSSGGRSSRSGMRALVDALSETRPKSPASQVDNDEPIELAHYPDAMKPPPGTKPPIERDDFPAPPYPYTDPERRRRWSDTYKGVPASDDEDEVDNKTYIKEVEEKLKKEQDELSKIDTGIAKVFLQDREKDRENLRHKAANVDPRNASRTPSAAREPTYRLRYESPVGASPSRNIDHARPWEDDDGFSYRSSVGPSYNVGRSSARSPAPRNYPPLGTQRAFTLPNAARHYHSYRQAASRMWIDGH; encoded by the exons GTAAAACATTCTGTCAGTCTTGCAAGAAGAAGTGCAGCGGGGAGGTGCTACGAGTGCAGGACAAGTATTTCCACATAGGGTGTTTCAAGTGTGCTCAGTGCAACGCGAGCTTGGCACAAGGTGGCTTTTTCGCGCGCGAGGGCTCTTACTACTGCACCAAG GATTACAGAGAACGTTGGGGGACAAAGTGCGCAGGTTGCGGAGAATACGTGGAGGGCGACGTGGTCACCGCGGGGGACAAGCACGCTTTCCATCCGAATTGTTTCCATTGCCAGCGGTGTAGGCAACCGTTACTCGGCCAAGGGACCAAGGTGTCCCTCGTTCAAG GTCAAGCTCTGTGTCATCGATGCGTCGGTATCCCGGTTCGAGAGGCCTCGACGCCGGTCGGCAATAGCTCCGCTACCAGAGGATCCGGAGACGGGCCCTCCGACCCCGGTGCCTGCGCTGGTTGCGGAAACCAATTACGGGAAGGTCAAGCTTTGGTCGCTCTCGATCGACAGTGGCACGTATGGTGCTTCAAGTGTCACACCTGTGACACCGTGCTTCACGGAGAATACATGGGAAA AGATGGAGTGCCTTACTGCGAGAAGGATTATCAGAAGCAGTTCGGCGTGAAATGTGCCTACTGCAACCGTTACATCAGCGGAAAGGTGTTACAGGCCGGAGACAATCATCACTTCCATCCGACCTGCGCTCGTTGCACCAAGTGTGGCGATCCTTTCGGCGATGGAGAGGAAATGTATTTGCAGGGTGCAGCTATATGGCATCCCCGTTGCGGTCCGGGTCCTAGCGGTCCGAACGGTATCGTGAATGGTCACGGCGAAGCTCACACGCCGCAGCATCGAGAGTCGGAACGGATTTCCAGCAGCGCTTCGGAGATGCAG TTTTCATTGCGGTCACGCACGCCAAGCCTGAACGGATCACTCTGCAGCCCTTACAGCAGCCTCAGTCGCAAG TATTATCCTGCGCGAACTGGCAGTCCTGGACTGATATTGCGAGAGTACGGACGTGGTCCATCCGAAGACGTGTCTAGGATTTATACTTATTCGTACTTGACCGAAACGCCGAGCCAAGGGTACTTGAGACGTCCGATACAGCCGTACGACAAACCACCGACTAGCCCACACTTTCATAGACCTAGCT CGTCACGTTCGATAAGAAGCAGTGGCGGACGCAGCAGCCGATCTGGAATGCGCGCTCTGGTCGATGCTCTCAGCGAGACCAGGCCCAAGTCACCGGCCAGTCAAGTAGATAATGACGAGCCAATAGAGCTAGCGCATTATCCGGACGCCATGAAACCTCCTCCTGGAACCAAACCGCCGATCGAAAGAGACGATTTCCCTGCCCCGCCTTATCCCTATACAGATCCTGAGAGACGTAGGCGATGGTCCGACACTTACAAG GGTGTACCTGCATCGGACGACGAGGACGAGGTGGACAACAAGACGTATATAAAAGAGGTGGAGGAGAAGCTAAAGAAAGAACAGGACGAGCTAAGTAAAATTGACACTGGAATAGCGAAGGTGTTCTTGCAAGATCGTGAAAAGGATCGGGAAAATTTGAGACACAAGGCCGCGAAcgtcgatccaagaaacgcaTCGAGAACTCCATCGGCTGCCAGAGAACCGACTTACAGATTGCGATACGAGAGTCCGGTTGGCGCTT CGCCATCGAGAAATATAGATCACGCCCGACCGTGGGAAGACGACGATGGTTTCAGTTACAGATCGAGTGTAGGACCCAGCTATAACG TTGGGAGGTCATCGGCACGTTCCCCGGCTCCCAGAAACTATCCACCCCTTGGTACTCAACGCGCCTTCACTCTTC
- the Unc-115a gene encoding actin binding LIM protein Uncoordinated 115a isoform X10, translating into MKSKTSENFIASESNGVKKDQQLKQKQLKSGKTFCQSCKKKCSGEVLRVQDKYFHIGCFKCAQCNASLAQGGFFAREGSYYCTKDYRERWGTKCAGCGEYVEGDVVTAGDKHAFHPNCFHCQRCRQPLLGQGTKVSLVQGQALCHRCVGIPVREASTPVGNSSATRGSGDGPSDPGACAGCGNQLREGQALVALDRQWHVWCFKCHTCDTVLHGEYMGKDGVPYCEKDYQKQFGVKCAYCNRYISGKVLQAGDNHHFHPTCARCTKCGDPFGDGEEMYLQGAAIWHPRCGPGPSGPNGIVNGHGEAHTPQHRESERISSSASEMQFSLRSRTPSLNGSLCSPYSSLSRKYYPARTGSPGLILREYGRGPSEDVSRIYTYSYLTETPSQGYLRRPIQPYDKPPTSPHFHRPSSSRSIRSSGGRSSRSGMRALVDALSETRPKSPASQVDNDEPIELAHYPDAMKPPPGTKPPIERDDFPAPPYPYTDPERRRRWSDTYKGVPASDDEDEVDNKTYIKEVEEKLKKEQDELSKIDTGIAKVFLQDREKDRENLRHKAANVDPRNASRTPSAAREPTYRLRYESPVGASPSRNIDHARPWEDDDGFSYRSSVGPSYNVGRSSARSPAPRNYPPLGTQRAFTLPNAARHYHSYRQAASRMWIDGHWYVPQPHTTPGELA; encoded by the exons GTAAAACATTCTGTCAGTCTTGCAAGAAGAAGTGCAGCGGGGAGGTGCTACGAGTGCAGGACAAGTATTTCCACATAGGGTGTTTCAAGTGTGCTCAGTGCAACGCGAGCTTGGCACAAGGTGGCTTTTTCGCGCGCGAGGGCTCTTACTACTGCACCAAG GATTACAGAGAACGTTGGGGGACAAAGTGCGCAGGTTGCGGAGAATACGTGGAGGGCGACGTGGTCACCGCGGGGGACAAGCACGCTTTCCATCCGAATTGTTTCCATTGCCAGCGGTGTAGGCAACCGTTACTCGGCCAAGGGACCAAGGTGTCCCTCGTTCAAG GTCAAGCTCTGTGTCATCGATGCGTCGGTATCCCGGTTCGAGAGGCCTCGACGCCGGTCGGCAATAGCTCCGCTACCAGAGGATCCGGAGACGGGCCCTCCGACCCCGGTGCCTGCGCTGGTTGCGGAAACCAATTACGGGAAGGTCAAGCTTTGGTCGCTCTCGATCGACAGTGGCACGTATGGTGCTTCAAGTGTCACACCTGTGACACCGTGCTTCACGGAGAATACATGGGAAA AGATGGAGTGCCTTACTGCGAGAAGGATTATCAGAAGCAGTTCGGCGTGAAATGTGCCTACTGCAACCGTTACATCAGCGGAAAGGTGTTACAGGCCGGAGACAATCATCACTTCCATCCGACCTGCGCTCGTTGCACCAAGTGTGGCGATCCTTTCGGCGATGGAGAGGAAATGTATTTGCAGGGTGCAGCTATATGGCATCCCCGTTGCGGTCCGGGTCCTAGCGGTCCGAACGGTATCGTGAATGGTCACGGCGAAGCTCACACGCCGCAGCATCGAGAGTCGGAACGGATTTCCAGCAGCGCTTCGGAGATGCAG TTTTCATTGCGGTCACGCACGCCAAGCCTGAACGGATCACTCTGCAGCCCTTACAGCAGCCTCAGTCGCAAG TATTATCCTGCGCGAACTGGCAGTCCTGGACTGATATTGCGAGAGTACGGACGTGGTCCATCCGAAGACGTGTCTAGGATTTATACTTATTCGTACTTGACCGAAACGCCGAGCCAAGGGTACTTGAGACGTCCGATACAGCCGTACGACAAACCACCGACTAGCCCACACTTTCATAGACCTAGCT CGTCACGTTCGATAAGAAGCAGTGGCGGACGCAGCAGCCGATCTGGAATGCGCGCTCTGGTCGATGCTCTCAGCGAGACCAGGCCCAAGTCACCGGCCAGTCAAGTAGATAATGACGAGCCAATAGAGCTAGCGCATTATCCGGACGCCATGAAACCTCCTCCTGGAACCAAACCGCCGATCGAAAGAGACGATTTCCCTGCCCCGCCTTATCCCTATACAGATCCTGAGAGACGTAGGCGATGGTCCGACACTTACAAG GGTGTACCTGCATCGGACGACGAGGACGAGGTGGACAACAAGACGTATATAAAAGAGGTGGAGGAGAAGCTAAAGAAAGAACAGGACGAGCTAAGTAAAATTGACACTGGAATAGCGAAGGTGTTCTTGCAAGATCGTGAAAAGGATCGGGAAAATTTGAGACACAAGGCCGCGAAcgtcgatccaagaaacgcaTCGAGAACTCCATCGGCTGCCAGAGAACCGACTTACAGATTGCGATACGAGAGTCCGGTTGGCGCTT CGCCATCGAGAAATATAGATCACGCCCGACCGTGGGAAGACGACGATGGTTTCAGTTACAGATCGAGTGTAGGACCCAGCTATAACG TTGGGAGGTCATCGGCACGTTCCCCGGCTCCCAGAAACTATCCACCCCTTGGTACTCAACGCGCCTTCACTCTTC